The Corticium candelabrum chromosome 18, ooCorCand1.1, whole genome shotgun sequence genome includes a region encoding these proteins:
- the LOC134194354 gene encoding uncharacterized protein LOC134194354, which translates to MLRSCRAKQVSITTTIMSILIISLCLSVGQFQSLRKRNKRSHDNRLTTTISFKCEIITSTFGEFDMNTRGWQTFHGWIINEPYVESVSYGKVAYSVEIGNRKRHHLLISGSEDTGLQESNEDGIFANWLYTLDTNSWQNVDNGDFPPIESSPLLIQFCSKIVAFQFGYMFDNFSIPRQAWVFDTVSLNWQETQLHGYSRFYFNFDDNEVAAVLAFQSQTNCLCNQSAFVLLYSSDFRSSMHAVRCVNREGTESYEWTHIKSNIKETSHSAGKFTASSYSGKIVLYNPVKQTLWTFENEAWKYITAVRYPLPLIGDESLPQTFHSAVTTKNSNFIVFNIFTKKVLNFNLKSNECIIEDVVGNIPGKRYNVHTSLVEDQKTIVVFTYEAISGISQVWKFIYEVKVWIWQILSLPDLHPDAIELSTYTLKENYLTLAQPFTDELEQYYSGCGKGRIRS; encoded by the exons ATGTTGAGAAGTTGTCGTGCAAAGCAAGTATCTATAACAACTACAATAATGTCAATACTTATCATCAGtttatgtctatctgttgggCAATTTCAAAGCTTACGCAAGCGAAACAAAAGATCCCACGATAACAGGTTAACAACGACGATATCGTTTAAATGTGAGATCATCACATCTACATTTGGAGAATTTGACATGAACACAAGAGGATGGCAAACATTTCACGGCTGGATCATCAATGAACCATACGTAGAATCAGTGTCCTATGGAAAGGTAGCTTACAGCGTCGAGATTGGAAACCGAAAGCGACACCATTTACTCATTTCAGGATCAGAGGACACAGGTTTACAAGAAAGCAACGAGGATGGCATATTTGCAAACTGGTTGTACACTCTAGACACCAACTCGTGGCAGAACGTAGATAATGGAGACTTTCCTCCAATAGAATCAAGTCCTCTTTTGATTCAATTTTGCTCCAAGATTGTTGCATTTCAATTCGGTTATATGTTTGATAATTTCTCTATCCCCAGACAGGCCTGGGTATTTGACACAGTATCGCTGAACTGGCAGGAAACGCAACTGCACGGTTATTCTCgtttctatttcaattttgatGACAATGAGGTCGCTGCGGTTCTAGCTTTTCAGTCACAAACTAATTGCTTATGCAATCAGTCTGCTTTTGTCTTGCTCTATTCTTCCGACTTTAGAAGTTCTATGCACGCAGTGCGATGTGTAAATCGAGAAGGCACTGAAAGCTACGAGTGGACTCACATCAAATCTAACATTAAAGAAACGTCACATTCTGCAGGCAAGTTTACAGCTTCTTCCTATTCAGGTAAAATCGTTCTTTATAATCCGGTCAAACAAACGTTGTGGACTTTTGAAAACGAGGCATGGAAATATATAACTGCAGTTCGATATCCTCTGCCATTAATTGGCGACGAGTCATTACCACAAACATTCCATAGTGCTGTTACAACGAAAAACAGCAATTTTATCGTATTCAACATTTTTACTAAAAAAGTACTAAATTTCAATCTGAAAAGTAATGAATGTATTATTGAAGATGTTGTAGGCAACATTCCCGGTAAAAGGTATAATGTACATACGAGCTTAGTTGAAGATCAAAAGACAATCGTCGTCTTTACATACGAGGCAATATCCGGAATATCACAAGTTTGGAAATTTATCTATGAAGTTAAAGTGTGGATATGGCAAATATTGTCACTGCCAGACCTTCACCCTGATGCTATAGAACTATCAACCTACACTTTGAAAGAGAACTATCTCACATTAGCCCAACCATTTACAGATGAACTTGAACAA TACTATTCTGGATGTGGCAAAGGACGGATACGAAGTTAG